A single region of the Mustela lutreola isolate mMusLut2 chromosome 2, mMusLut2.pri, whole genome shotgun sequence genome encodes:
- the RTP4 gene encoding receptor-transporting protein 4 isoform X2: MVQQERDLKPSSWSLFQCSSCRRNWASAQVHILCHMHLEPRKSQGQVIMRLFAQRCQKCSWSRFENPEFSPESAMRILKNVVRRILEKFYGNGFRKFPELPIIREVPLDGSHDTKNCEACTLGCCSWRSQSNMTEPPISPSSYLDVMGSSCHMGDVDSKNQECGSIQVFKEPEPSHTTAETQVPGAGIQPAWETSKQPTPVTDREAPEGNSQSTQETAPQTPWRTYSEVLRLSRQQSTQQSRSQATWTMSTMIGSYTQTRGRTAPSALGSHLHHLTPRTARGFVIVSRTQATWRRSHRYAVPNTGRMYLHSMQRDTLSELDVFLYLWICIVLFFVFVGKNSEAEGGK; encoded by the exons ATGGTGCAGCAAGAAAGAGATCTGAAACCCAGTTCCTGGAGTCT GTTCCAGTGTTCCTCGTGCCGGCGAAATTGGGCTTCTGCTCAAGTGCACATCCTCTGTCACATGCACCTGGAGCCCCGGAAGTCCCAGGGCCAGGTGATTATgcggctctttgctcagaggtGCCAGAAGTGTTCCTGGTCTCGATTTGAGAATCCTGAATTCTCTCCAGAGAGTGCCATGCGGATTCTGAAAAATGTGGTGCGGCGTATTCTGGAGAAGTTCTATGGGAATGGCTTTAGGAAGTTTCCGGAGCTCCCCATCATCCGGGAGGTGCCTTTGGATGGGTCCCATGACACAAAAAATTGTGAAGCATGCACTCTGGGCTGCTGTTCATGGAGGTCACAAAGCAACATGACAGAACCACCAATATCCCCATCCTCCTATTTGGATGTTATGGGTTCCTCATGTCACATGGGTGATGTGGACAGCAAAAACCAGGAGTGTGGGTCTATCCAGGTCTTTAAGGAGCCAGAGCCCAGCCATACCACTGCAGAGACTCAAGTACCAGGGGCTGGCATTCAGCCCGCATGGGAGACTAGCAAGCAGCCCACTCCAGTGACAGACAGGGAGGCCCCAGAGGGAAATTCACAATCCACACAGGAAACAGCACCGCAGACCCCCTGGAGGACATACTCTGAGGTTTTAAGGTTGTCCCGCCAACAGTCTACGCAACAGTCACGCTCACAAGCCACATGGACCATGTCAACGATGATAGGGTCATACACTCAGACTAGAGGAAGAACAGCCCCCTCTGCACTAGGGTCACACTTACATCATCTCACACCCAGGACAGCTAGAGGGTTTGTGATTGTCAGTAGAACTCAAGCTACCTGGAGACGTTCACACAGATATGCTGTTCCAAACACCGGTCGCATGTACCTTCATTCCATGCAACGAGATACACTCTCTGAACTGGATGTATTTTTATACCTCTGGATCTgtattgttttgttctttgtctttGTAGGCAAAAACTCAGAAGCTGAAGGAGGGAAATaa
- the RTP4 gene encoding receptor-transporting protein 4 isoform X1 → MASQTQGKKAVLDIRTWEQTFQELMQQEKPRATWTLKLDEKLEPEYLAEGWKQYQQKGFGRFQCSSCRRNWASAQVHILCHMHLEPRKSQGQVIMRLFAQRCQKCSWSRFENPEFSPESAMRILKNVVRRILEKFYGNGFRKFPELPIIREVPLDGSHDTKNCEACTLGCCSWRSQSNMTEPPISPSSYLDVMGSSCHMGDVDSKNQECGSIQVFKEPEPSHTTAETQVPGAGIQPAWETSKQPTPVTDREAPEGNSQSTQETAPQTPWRTYSEVLRLSRQQSTQQSRSQATWTMSTMIGSYTQTRGRTAPSALGSHLHHLTPRTARGFVIVSRTQATWRRSHRYAVPNTGRMYLHSMQRDTLSELDVFLYLWICIVLFFVFVGKNSEAEGGK, encoded by the exons ATGGCTTCCCAGACTCAGGGGAAGAAAGCAGTTTTAGATATTCGGACCTGGGAGCAGACATTTCAAGAGCTGATGCAGCAGGAGAAACCCCGGGCCACATGGACCCTGAAACTGGACGAGAAACTGGAGCCAGAGTACCTCGCTGAGGGCTGGAAGCAGTACCAGCAGAAAGGATTTGGCAG GTTCCAGTGTTCCTCGTGCCGGCGAAATTGGGCTTCTGCTCAAGTGCACATCCTCTGTCACATGCACCTGGAGCCCCGGAAGTCCCAGGGCCAGGTGATTATgcggctctttgctcagaggtGCCAGAAGTGTTCCTGGTCTCGATTTGAGAATCCTGAATTCTCTCCAGAGAGTGCCATGCGGATTCTGAAAAATGTGGTGCGGCGTATTCTGGAGAAGTTCTATGGGAATGGCTTTAGGAAGTTTCCGGAGCTCCCCATCATCCGGGAGGTGCCTTTGGATGGGTCCCATGACACAAAAAATTGTGAAGCATGCACTCTGGGCTGCTGTTCATGGAGGTCACAAAGCAACATGACAGAACCACCAATATCCCCATCCTCCTATTTGGATGTTATGGGTTCCTCATGTCACATGGGTGATGTGGACAGCAAAAACCAGGAGTGTGGGTCTATCCAGGTCTTTAAGGAGCCAGAGCCCAGCCATACCACTGCAGAGACTCAAGTACCAGGGGCTGGCATTCAGCCCGCATGGGAGACTAGCAAGCAGCCCACTCCAGTGACAGACAGGGAGGCCCCAGAGGGAAATTCACAATCCACACAGGAAACAGCACCGCAGACCCCCTGGAGGACATACTCTGAGGTTTTAAGGTTGTCCCGCCAACAGTCTACGCAACAGTCACGCTCACAAGCCACATGGACCATGTCAACGATGATAGGGTCATACACTCAGACTAGAGGAAGAACAGCCCCCTCTGCACTAGGGTCACACTTACATCATCTCACACCCAGGACAGCTAGAGGGTTTGTGATTGTCAGTAGAACTCAAGCTACCTGGAGACGTTCACACAGATATGCTGTTCCAAACACCGGTCGCATGTACCTTCATTCCATGCAACGAGATACACTCTCTGAACTGGATGTATTTTTATACCTCTGGATCTgtattgttttgttctttgtctttGTAGGCAAAAACTCAGAAGCTGAAGGAGGGAAATaa